A section of the Mesorhizobium loti genome encodes:
- a CDS encoding chromate resistance protein ChrB domain-containing protein, with amino-acid sequence MPSTTAITVSQLSRLVGLPGAPAIVDVRIDEDFDADPRLLPASVRRDFKTVSTWASDFAGKPVVVVCQKGRKLSQGVAAWLRHGGIPAETLEGGFEAWRDADALLVRTDKLPPRDEKGRTVWVTRARPKVDRIACPWLIRRFIDPRPVFLFVEAAEVPAVADRFQAEPFDIDNVFWSHRGERCTFDTMIEEFGLESAALDRLAVIVRAADTASLDLVPQAAGFLAASLGLSRMFRDDLEQLEAGMLLYDAFFRWCRDATEETHNWPGAGKPS; translated from the coding sequence ATGCCGTCAACAACCGCTATCACCGTATCGCAACTCTCCCGGCTGGTCGGCCTGCCGGGCGCGCCTGCAATCGTCGACGTCCGCATTGATGAGGATTTCGACGCCGATCCGCGCCTGCTGCCGGCCTCGGTCCGTCGCGATTTCAAAACCGTTTCGACGTGGGCATCCGACTTCGCCGGCAAGCCCGTGGTGGTGGTCTGCCAGAAAGGCCGGAAACTCTCGCAAGGTGTAGCCGCATGGCTGCGCCACGGGGGGATTCCCGCCGAAACCCTCGAAGGTGGCTTCGAAGCCTGGCGCGATGCGGACGCGCTTCTGGTCCGCACCGACAAATTGCCGCCGCGCGACGAAAAGGGCCGCACGGTCTGGGTGACGCGCGCCCGCCCCAAGGTCGACCGCATCGCCTGCCCCTGGCTGATCCGGCGTTTCATCGATCCTCGCCCTGTCTTCCTGTTCGTCGAGGCGGCCGAAGTGCCTGCCGTGGCCGACCGCTTTCAGGCCGAGCCGTTCGACATCGACAACGTGTTCTGGAGCCATCGTGGCGAACGCTGCACCTTCGATACGATGATCGAGGAATTCGGCCTGGAATCCGCCGCACTCGATCGCCTTGCGGTGATTGTGCGCGCGGCCGACACTGCAAGTCTCGATCTGGTGCCCCAGGCCGCCGGCTTTCTGGCTGCCTCGCTTGGCCTGTCGCGGATGTTTCGCGACGATCTGGAGCAACTGGAAGCAGGCATGCTGCTCTACGATGCGTTCTTCCGCTGGTGCCGTGATGCCACCGAGGAAACGCACAATTGGCCCGGTGCAGGTAAACCGTCATGA